In a genomic window of Amycolatopsis japonica:
- a CDS encoding SDR family oxidoreductase: MILDRFRLTDQVAVVTGAGRGIGAATAVALAEAGADVVISSRTETQLDDVAALVAATGRRAHVVPADLSDPAAAGELARIATAEFGRLDLVVNNVGGTYPRPLLETTSDFLEEAFRFNVSTAHALTVAAAPSLLESGGSVVNISSVMGRVTGRGFAAYGTAKAALAHYTRLAAADLAPKVRVNAISVGSVATSALEVVVGNDELRGRMEAATPLRRIGEAEDIAATVVFLASGAGRYVTGKIIEVDGGLQAPNLELGLPDL, from the coding sequence GACCAGGTCGCCGTGGTCACCGGCGCCGGACGCGGGATCGGCGCGGCGACCGCCGTGGCGCTCGCCGAGGCCGGTGCCGACGTGGTGATCTCCTCCCGCACCGAAACCCAGCTCGACGACGTGGCGGCCCTGGTCGCCGCCACCGGACGGCGCGCCCACGTGGTGCCCGCCGATCTGAGCGACCCGGCCGCCGCCGGCGAGCTGGCGCGCATCGCGACGGCGGAGTTCGGGCGGCTGGACCTGGTGGTCAACAACGTCGGCGGCACCTATCCCCGGCCGCTCCTGGAAACCACTTCCGACTTCCTCGAAGAAGCCTTTCGTTTCAACGTCTCCACCGCGCACGCGCTGACCGTCGCGGCGGCACCGTCCTTACTGGAGTCGGGTGGCTCGGTCGTCAACATCTCGTCGGTGATGGGCCGTGTGACCGGCCGCGGTTTCGCCGCGTACGGGACGGCGAAGGCCGCGCTGGCGCACTACACCCGGCTCGCCGCGGCAGACCTCGCGCCGAAGGTGCGCGTGAACGCGATCTCGGTCGGCTCGGTGGCGACCTCCGCGCTCGAAGTGGTGGTGGGCAACGACGAACTGCGCGGCCGGATGGAGGCCGCCACTCCCCTGCGCCGGATCGGCGAGGCCGAGGACATCGCGGCCACCGTCGTGTTCCTGGCGTCGGGCGCGGGCCGGTATGTCACCGGCAAGATCATCGAAGTCGACGGTGGACTGCAGGCCCCGAACCTGGAGCTGGGCCTGCCCGATCTATAG